The window ATTTGATCAATCATGCAACATTTAAAGGGAGCCTGTTTATGGTGGTTGGTATCATCGATCATGAAACCGGGACGCGCGATATTCGAAAACTCGGCGGACTGATGGGTCTGATGCCGATCACATTCACAATTGCCCTGATCGGTTCCTTTTCCATGGCCGGCCTTCCTCCGTTCAACGGCTTCTTGAGTAAAGAAATGTTCTTCACTGGCATGGTCCGCGTGCTGGATATGGACTTTTTCAGTTTAGATACATGGGGAATCTTATTTCCGGTCCTTGCATGGGTAGGAAGCATCTTTACCTTCTTATATAGTATGGTTCTCTTTTTCAAGACCTTCTCTGGAAGGCTCCAGCAAGAAAAATTGGAGAGAAAGCCGCATGAAGCTCCGTTCGGAATGCTTCTGCCGCCTATCATTCTTGCTTCATTGGTTGTCATTTTCGGATTTTTCCCGAACATCTTAACCTATAACATCATTGAGCCTGCGGTTGGAGCCATCCTTCCCAGTCTGCTGAAGCCTGGAGAACATTTTGTTGGACACATATCTTTCTGGCACGGATTTACAGTAGAACTGTTCATGACAATTGGCGTCATAACCGGAGGAACACTGCTTTACATCACCTATCCCAAGTGGAAAAAGGTATATACAATCATTCCGGAAAAGCTGACATTGAACTCTATGTACGACCGCGGCCTCTATTGGGCAGAGACAGGCTCATATCAATTGACGCGCACGTATATGACAGGGTTTATCAGGACGTATTTGGTGTATATTTTCATCTTTTTCATTGGAATCACCGGGGTCACGTTGTACGTAAAGGATGCATTTAAATTAGACACAAGCAATGTAGCACCGATTGGCAGTTACGAAGTGGTGCTTGCTTTGATCGTTTTGGCAGGCTCCGCAACGATCCTGCTCGCCAAATCCAGATTGACGTCGATCATTGCATTGGGAGCGATCGGCTATACCGTTTCGTTATTTTTTGTGCTATTCAGAGCTCCTGACCTTGCACTTACCCAGCTGGTCATCGAGACCGTTTCCGTCGCATTATTCTTGCTTGCATTCTATCATCTGCCTCCATTAAACAGGCACGAGAGAAGCGTTGGATTTAAATTGAGCAATGCCCTTATATCTCTTGGGGTCGGCCTGATCGTCACGCTTGTTGCGATTTCTGCACACAGCAATAAACTATTCGACTCCATCGCAAAGTACTATATTGAAAATACACATGATAAGGCCGGCGGCGAAAATATGGTCAACGTCATTTTGGTAGACTTCCGTGGATTCGACACCATGTTTGAAATCTGTGTGTTGGGCATTGCCGCTTTGGGCATTTATGGAATGGTTAAATTACGTTTAACGCAAGGAGGAAAAGCTGATGAAAAAAAATGACGTCATCCTTCAAACCGTCACAAACGTCGTTGCATTCATGATCATTCTCTTTTCCCTCCAGGTCTTTTTTTCCGGCCACTACCATCCGGGAGGCGGATTCATTGGCGGACTCATGACTTCAGGAGCAATTGTCCTGCTCCTGCTCGCTTATGATATCAAGACCGTGGCATCGATCATTCCGATCGACTACAAAATCCTGATTGGGATCGGACTGTTTTTCGCAGTGGGCACAGGTGCCGGTTCATTATTTTTTAACGTGCCATTCCTGACCCATGCCTTCAACCACTTTGATCTGCCCCTTCTGGGGGAGACATCGCTCCATACAGCAGTATTGTTTGATACTGGAGTGTATTTAGTTGTCATTGGCGTCACGATGACCATTATTCAAACGATTGGAGAGAGTGAATAATGGAAATATTAATGGCTATTGTCATTGGGATATTATTTACAAGTGCAGTTTACTTAATGTTATCAAAAAGTTTACTCCGTATTATTATCGGGACCGGCCTGCTGAGCCACGGCGCCCATTTGCTCATTCTGACCATGGGTGGCCTGAAGCGAGGTTCAGTCCCCATCTTGGGGGAACATGCCAAGTCATACGTAGATCCCATCCCGCAGGCATTGATCCTGACAGCCATCGTCATCAGCTTTGGGGTCACATCATTCTTTTTAGTCCTGGCATATCGAGCCTACCAAGAGCTTGGAACAGATAATATGGATCAGATGAGAGGAACAGAAAGTAATGATTAACTTATTGATTTTACCGATTATCATCCCGCTGTTTACAGCGATATTTCTAATCTTTTTAACTAAATATGTGATGGTGCAGAGATGGGTTTCGACGATTTCGCTCCTTGGAACAATATCGTCGGCTTTCATCCTCCTCCACACCGTCCACCAGGATGGCATCCAAACTTTGAATCTAGGCAGCTGGCCAGCGCCTTTCGGAATCACACTAGTCTCTGATATGCTGTCTGCCCTTCTTGTAACGACGGCAAGCGTCATCGCACTGTGCTGCTTGATTTATTCATTTAAATCAATTGGTGAGGGAAGAGAACGTTACTACTATTACGCAGTATTCCAGTTTCTTTTAGTGGGGATCAACGGTGCGTTCACGACCGGGGACATTTTCAACCTTTTCGTATTTTTCGAAGTCATGCTCATGTCTTCTTATGTTCTTTTGGTCATTGGCGGAACGAAGATCCAACTAAGGGAGTCCATTAAATATATTTTGGTCAATGTCATTTCTTCTGCCCTATTTGTCATTACGGTTGCTTATTTGTACTCCGTTGTCGGGAGCCTGAACATGGCCGATATTTCCGTCAGGATCAGCCAGATACATCAGCCTGGCATCATCACTGTCATCGCCATTCTGTTTTTAATCGTTTTTGGATTGAAAGGAGCGATTTTTCCGCTTTACTTTTGGCTGCCTGGGTCCTATTACGCTCCTCCTGCACCGATTCTTGCGATGTTCGGGGCACTCCTTACCAAGGTGGGGGTATATTCCATCTTAAGGACGTATACATTATTCTTCTATCATGACCCCGGCTATACCCACCAAATTTTAGGGGTGCTGGCGGTATTGACCATCATTGCTGGCATCATCGGTGCCATTGCATTTTGGGATGTTAAAAAAATCATCATCTACAACATTATCATTGCGGTCGGGGTGATTACATTCGGTATTTCGGTCATGACGAAGGAATCGTTGACCGGGTCGGTTTTCTACTTGATACATGACATGATTATGAAGGCTGCATTATTCTTGCTTGTCGGCATTATCACCACTATCGCGGGAACAAGCAATTTAAGAAAAATCAGCGGGTTGATCAAATTCTACCCTGCTTTGGGCTGGATTTTCTTCATTGCTTCCTTATCGCTTGCCGGCATCCCCCCATTAAGCGGGTTCGTAGGAAAGCTGCTGATTGTCAAGGGCGGATTCGAAGAGCACCAATATGTAGGTGCTGCAGTCGTTCTGATGTCCAGCCTTTTCGTATTATATTCCGTCATCAAAATTTTCCTCAACGGTTTTTGGGGAAAACCATTGGATGAACTGAAAGACAGCCGGGCACCAATCAAAATGATGATCGCTCCTGCTGCTTTTCTCTTGGCCATTGCCATCTTCTATGGACTCGGCTCGGAATATGTATACAGTTATATCAGCCAAGCATCAGACGTTTTGACAAATCCGGCAATTTATATCGATGCGGTATTAAAGGAGTAATGTTCTATGGCATTTCAGATACTACTAAACTTTTTCCTTGCCTTCTTATGGATGTTTCTGCAAAATTCATTTAACAGTACCGGCTTTTTTGTCGGATACCTTTTGGGTCTATTGATCATCTGCGGACTGAGGAGATTCTTTCAATCGCGCTTTTATTTATTGCGGGTCGGCGCTGTCGTCAATCTATTATTCATCTTTTTAAAAGAACTAGTCATGGCCAATTGGGCGGTATTCAAGGTGATCTTAAAGCCGAAACTTGATATGCAGCCTGGAATATTCGCGATGCCGACCACTTTGGAATCGAAATGGGAAGTAACCGTACTTGCCAATTTAATCACCCTGACACCTGGGACGTTTGTGGTAGATGTTTCTGCCGATAATAAAATTCTGTACATCCATGCGATGGATGTACCGGATG is drawn from Falsibacillus albus and contains these coding sequences:
- a CDS encoding Na+/H+ antiporter subunit A → MSLLHLAIIAPFLMAIFIPFLYKGFRRIHTGWFVLIVPILLFSYFLHFIPIVKGNETVTKTIRWIPSLNIELTAFVDGLGLLFALLITGIGSLVVLYSIFYLSKKKEQLHNFYVYLLLFMGAMLGVVLSDNLISLYMFWEFTSISSFLLIGYWYQRDGSRYGAQKSMLITVFGGLAMLGGFLLLYIMGGTFSIRELIGMADVLMSKSLFVPAMLLILLGAFTKSAQFPFHIWLPDAMEAPTPVSAYLHSATMVKAGLYLVARMSPIFAEHALWLWLVGSFGIFTMTWGSFNAVKQTDLKGILAFSTVSQLGLIMSLLGVGAAALHYKNMDENLFIVATVAAIFHLINHATFKGSLFMVVGIIDHETGTRDIRKLGGLMGLMPITFTIALIGSFSMAGLPPFNGFLSKEMFFTGMVRVLDMDFFSLDTWGILFPVLAWVGSIFTFLYSMVLFFKTFSGRLQQEKLERKPHEAPFGMLLPPIILASLVVIFGFFPNILTYNIIEPAVGAILPSLLKPGEHFVGHISFWHGFTVELFMTIGVITGGTLLYITYPKWKKVYTIIPEKLTLNSMYDRGLYWAETGSYQLTRTYMTGFIRTYLVYIFIFFIGITGVTLYVKDAFKLDTSNVAPIGSYEVVLALIVLAGSATILLAKSRLTSIIALGAIGYTVSLFFVLFRAPDLALTQLVIETVSVALFLLAFYHLPPLNRHERSVGFKLSNALISLGVGLIVTLVAISAHSNKLFDSIAKYYIENTHDKAGGENMVNVILVDFRGFDTMFEICVLGIAALGIYGMVKLRLTQGGKADEKK
- a CDS encoding Na(+)/H(+) antiporter subunit B gives rise to the protein MKKNDVILQTVTNVVAFMIILFSLQVFFSGHYHPGGGFIGGLMTSGAIVLLLLAYDIKTVASIIPIDYKILIGIGLFFAVGTGAGSLFFNVPFLTHAFNHFDLPLLGETSLHTAVLFDTGVYLVVIGVTMTIIQTIGESE
- a CDS encoding Na(+)/H(+) antiporter subunit C, which produces MEILMAIVIGILFTSAVYLMLSKSLLRIIIGTGLLSHGAHLLILTMGGLKRGSVPILGEHAKSYVDPIPQALILTAIVISFGVTSFFLVLAYRAYQELGTDNMDQMRGTESND
- a CDS encoding Na+/H+ antiporter subunit D, whose product is MINLLILPIIIPLFTAIFLIFLTKYVMVQRWVSTISLLGTISSAFILLHTVHQDGIQTLNLGSWPAPFGITLVSDMLSALLVTTASVIALCCLIYSFKSIGEGRERYYYYAVFQFLLVGINGAFTTGDIFNLFVFFEVMLMSSYVLLVIGGTKIQLRESIKYILVNVISSALFVITVAYLYSVVGSLNMADISVRISQIHQPGIITVIAILFLIVFGLKGAIFPLYFWLPGSYYAPPAPILAMFGALLTKVGVYSILRTYTLFFYHDPGYTHQILGVLAVLTIIAGIIGAIAFWDVKKIIIYNIIIAVGVITFGISVMTKESLTGSVFYLIHDMIMKAALFLLVGIITTIAGTSNLRKISGLIKFYPALGWIFFIASLSLAGIPPLSGFVGKLLIVKGGFEEHQYVGAAVVLMSSLFVLYSVIKIFLNGFWGKPLDELKDSRAPIKMMIAPAAFLLAIAIFYGLGSEYVYSYISQASDVLTNPAIYIDAVLKE
- a CDS encoding Na+/H+ antiporter subunit E, encoding MAFQILLNFFLAFLWMFLQNSFNSTGFFVGYLLGLLIICGLRRFFQSRFYLLRVGAVVNLLFIFLKELVMANWAVFKVILKPKLDMQPGIFAMPTTLESKWEVTVLANLITLTPGTFVVDVSADNKILYIHAMDVPDVEDAITDIRESFEKAIMEVSR